One Fusobacterium ulcerans DNA segment encodes these proteins:
- a CDS encoding replication initiation protein: MKKNFNDYISLSEKEIDIKFNKVFSKKEKILFDFLLKDKEDILNNNILVPILKIKKLLMLGELENILKIFQKLTEKIIIYTVFKLELIEKKGAFSIISSYHIEKNYIKVIFTEEFRSIFQKNSYFQKNDFDILLFFQNDYAIALYNFLKFNISMNKSIEISIQKLKNLLGLEDSYDRFFDFEKMILKPAFQEISKVTKKNLEYTKIKNRDSSNSKIIGLLLEIKDINEQEKATLANGIIEKIEGAISISDIKKDLWTKVFKSLDDKSYDYIIKNVNYSIAHYPKNGFKVFFEEAIDLNYAENRFKNKITKFSETFKCIENIEKKYTSLAQLHSDLFKILANLKFNYLTLNPQFLKSLQSLKIRKELEYFDNDFIIFAEYNDNEISYISLFEN; this comes from the coding sequence TTGAAGAAAAATTTTAATGATTATATTAGTTTGAGTGAAAAAGAGATAGATATCAAATTTAATAAAGTTTTTTCAAAAAAAGAAAAAATTCTCTTTGATTTTTTGTTAAAAGACAAAGAAGATATATTAAATAATAATATTCTTGTTCCAATATTAAAAATAAAAAAGCTTTTAATGCTGGGAGAGCTGGAAAATATTCTTAAAATATTTCAGAAGCTTACAGAAAAAATAATTATCTATACTGTTTTTAAGCTGGAACTAATTGAAAAAAAGGGAGCTTTCTCTATTATATCTTCATACCATATAGAAAAAAATTATATCAAGGTAATTTTTACAGAAGAGTTCAGATCAATTTTCCAAAAAAATTCTTACTTTCAAAAAAATGATTTTGACATACTTCTTTTTTTCCAGAACGATTATGCAATTGCACTATATAACTTTCTTAAATTTAATATTTCCATGAATAAATCCATTGAGATTTCCATACAGAAATTAAAAAATTTACTGGGATTGGAAGATTCATATGATAGATTTTTTGATTTTGAAAAAATGATATTAAAACCAGCATTTCAAGAAATATCCAAAGTAACTAAAAAAAATCTTGAATATACAAAAATTAAGAATAGAGATTCTTCTAACTCAAAAATTATTGGATTACTTCTTGAAATAAAGGATATCAACGAGCAGGAAAAAGCAACTCTTGCTAATGGCATTATTGAAAAGATAGAAGGGGCAATTTCAATTTCGGACATAAAAAAAGACCTTTGGACAAAAGTCTTCAAGTCTCTTGATGATAAAAGTTATGACTATATTATAAAAAATGTAAATTACAGTATAGCTCATTACCCTAAAAATGGTTTTAAAGTCTTCTTTGAAGAAGCTATTGATCTGAATTATGCAGAAAACAGATTTAAAAATAAAATAACAAAATTTTCTGAAACATTTAAATGTATAGAGAATATTGAGAAAAAATATACTTCTTTAGCTCAGCTGCACTCTGATCTATTTAAGATATTAGCAAATTTAAAGTTTAACTATCTTACTTTAAATCCCCAATTTTTGAAGTCTCTGCAATCTTTAAAAATAAGAAAAGAGCTGGAATATTTTGATAATGATTTTATAATCTTTGCTGAATATAACGATAACGAGATAAGCTATATTTCTTTATTTGAAAATTAA
- a CDS encoding amidohydrolase/deacetylase family metallohydrolase produces MKTVIKNGRLLDKKNNFHMTKADILIENGVIKKIGENINEEASRIIDVENSIVSPGFIDIHVHCYPSENTNGVFPDEIGVKKGVTTIVDAGTAGGETIEDFVENVIKKSKTRVYSLLNISSMGLKIKSELSDMKNIDKEKIKEALNKYPDLIVGLKARASGSVVKENGIKPIAEGKKIASELEVPLVVHIGNTPPKIEEVLELLGKGDIATHCYNNKVNGLVREGKVIPEVREAINRGVLFDVGHGSESFSLDTADEGIEEGFEADIISTDIYSKNIITPVGSLENTMNKMMYLGWSVEKCVEKVTNVPAEALKLKGLGELKEGYMGDLTIFDIVENGKLELKDSVNKVITAEKYIKTKYVFIKDELIKKEDI; encoded by the coding sequence ATGAAGACTGTTATAAAAAATGGAAGGCTTTTAGATAAGAAAAATAACTTCCATATGACAAAAGCGGATATCTTAATAGAGAATGGAGTAATAAAGAAGATTGGTGAAAACATCAATGAAGAGGCAAGCAGAATAATAGATGTGGAAAATAGCATAGTATCTCCAGGATTTATAGATATACATGTTCATTGTTATCCTTCAGAAAATACAAATGGAGTATTTCCAGATGAAATAGGAGTGAAAAAAGGAGTTACAACAATAGTTGATGCTGGAACAGCTGGTGGAGAAACAATAGAGGACTTTGTTGAAAATGTAATAAAAAAGTCTAAAACAAGAGTATATTCACTATTAAATATTTCATCTATGGGATTGAAAATAAAAAGTGAACTTAGTGATATGAAAAATATAGATAAAGAAAAAATAAAAGAAGCATTAAATAAATATCCAGATTTAATAGTAGGATTAAAAGCAAGAGCCAGTGGTTCAGTAGTAAAAGAAAATGGGATAAAGCCAATAGCTGAAGGGAAGAAAATAGCTTCAGAATTAGAAGTTCCATTAGTAGTGCATATAGGAAATACTCCTCCAAAAATAGAAGAAGTACTAGAACTATTAGGAAAAGGAGATATAGCTACTCACTGTTACAATAATAAAGTAAATGGGTTGGTAAGAGAAGGAAAAGTTATTCCTGAAGTTAGAGAAGCAATAAACCGTGGAGTGCTTTTTGATGTAGGACATGGTTCAGAAAGTTTTTCTTTGGATACAGCAGATGAAGGAATAGAAGAGGGATTTGAAGCAGATATAATAAGTACAGATATCTATTCTAAAAATATAATTACACCAGTGGGAAGTCTTGAAAATACAATGAATAAGATGATGTATCTTGGATGGTCAGTAGAGAAATGTGTGGAGAAAGTAACAAATGTTCCTGCTGAGGCGTTAAAATTAAAAGGCCTTGGAGAACTTAAAGAGGGTTATATGGGAGATCTTACTATATTTGACATAGTAGAAAATGGGAAGTTAGAATTAAAAGACAGTGTAAATAAAGTAATAACAGCAGAGAAATATATAAAAACAAAGTATGTATTTATAAAAGATGAATTAATTAAAAAGGAGGATATTTAG
- a CDS encoding SFCGS family glycine-rich protein — MEKEIVVVIAHRLGKGQNVAKGVEAAGGKAIVVPGMAADMKLGDVMKENNATFGISFCGSGGAGAIMAQTKYGYKATSHLRSVEAGVTAIKQGYQVVGFGFLDTEELGRRLVEEYKRVNGL; from the coding sequence ATGGAAAAAGAAATCGTAGTAGTAATAGCACACAGACTAGGGAAAGGTCAAAATGTAGCAAAGGGAGTGGAAGCAGCTGGAGGAAAAGCAATAGTTGTACCTGGTATGGCAGCAGATATGAAGCTTGGAGATGTAATGAAGGAAAATAATGCAACATTTGGAATTTCTTTCTGTGGAAGTGGAGGAGCTGGAGCGATAATGGCTCAAACAAAATATGGATATAAAGCAACTTCTCATTTAAGATCAGTAGAAGCAGGAGTTACAGCTATTAAACAAGGATATCAAGTGGTAGGATTTGGTTTCTTAGATACAGAAGAATTAGGAAGAAGATTAGTAGAAGAATATAAAAGAGTAAATGGTTTATAG
- a CDS encoding DUF4312 family protein, whose translation MKEAKLQKEVKTLIIKGSGKTKEEALGKVFALFRKKVQDETDGVIVKLEPLETYLINIKEEKKIEKFLELFMPREKTTYFIEMEIEYEIKYIKL comes from the coding sequence ATGAAAGAGGCAAAGTTACAGAAAGAAGTAAAAACTTTGATTATAAAGGGATCTGGAAAAACAAAGGAGGAAGCTCTGGGGAAAGTCTTTGCTCTATTCAGAAAGAAAGTTCAGGATGAAACAGATGGAGTTATAGTGAAATTAGAACCTTTAGAAACATACCTGATTAATATAAAGGAAGAAAAGAAAATAGAAAAATTTCTTGAACTTTTTATGCCAAGAGAAAAAACTACTTATTTTATTGAAATGGAAATTGAGTATGAAATCAAGTATATAAAACTCTAA
- a CDS encoding DUF4311 domain-containing protein yields MIVIVIKSLIIGFIGGAAVAAGAARMFHTPNSQSMGAFRTLGELNACQGDPMAHFSFGLGFLFNAAAAVMAAGALTQDVFHRIVPNFAAASLLIKNKNVEETMHDPLKMGIMGGFIGAIVVTFLNTVASLIPTALSQIAKEILSPAAALMINPVMPIVFWLAALDAGKITGVWATVLGGMAHMIMGNAVPGIVLGILIGQTIDENGYNKSVKVMGAIVIVLFIVIAYFRGFFAKLGLFM; encoded by the coding sequence ATGATAGTTATAGTTATAAAATCATTAATTATTGGATTTATAGGGGGAGCAGCAGTAGCAGCAGGGGCAGCTAGAATGTTTCACACACCTAATTCACAATCAATGGGAGCATTTCGTACACTAGGAGAACTTAATGCATGTCAAGGAGACCCAATGGCACATTTCTCATTTGGTTTAGGTTTTCTATTTAATGCAGCAGCAGCAGTAATGGCAGCAGGAGCACTTACTCAGGATGTTTTCCATAGAATAGTTCCTAACTTTGCAGCAGCAAGTTTGCTAATAAAGAATAAAAATGTAGAAGAGACAATGCATGATCCATTAAAAATGGGAATAATGGGAGGATTTATAGGAGCTATAGTAGTAACTTTTTTAAATACTGTTGCCTCTCTTATACCAACAGCGTTATCTCAAATAGCTAAAGAAATATTATCTCCAGCAGCAGCTTTAATGATTAATCCAGTAATGCCGATAGTATTCTGGCTAGCAGCTTTAGATGCAGGTAAGATAACTGGAGTATGGGCAACAGTTCTAGGTGGAATGGCTCATATGATCATGGGAAATGCTGTTCCAGGAATAGTTTTAGGTATCCTTATAGGACAAACGATTGATGAAAATGGATATAATAAGTCTGTAAAAGTAATGGGAGCAATAGTAATAGTTTTATTTATAGTAATTGCTTATTTTAGAGGATTCTTTGCAAAACTTGGATTATTTATGTAA
- a CDS encoding DUF4310 family protein, with translation MENKKSNFLLADMSFPILVGMACAAIFAGTHMFVVHGVGAFNEIFTVKLLEQGITSGDYAAAAGYAAGFLIARVLEGPLVGLLDIGGSLMTGVGIGIPAMLLASGIESPVKSFPLALLVGLVIGLIIGIIIIAIRKAVPDGMSAGGTGIMMGAGNATGRFLGPLIILSAIQYNIPAGVGSFLGAALFYKFDRHIAGGAIIGAMLIGGLALLF, from the coding sequence ATGGAAAATAAAAAAAGTAATTTTTTACTAGCAGATATGTCATTTCCAATATTAGTAGGAATGGCATGTGCAGCAATATTTGCAGGAACTCATATGTTTGTTGTTCATGGTGTAGGAGCTTTTAATGAAATATTTACTGTAAAACTTTTGGAACAAGGGATAACTAGTGGGGATTATGCAGCAGCAGCAGGATATGCAGCTGGATTTCTTATTGCCAGAGTATTGGAAGGACCATTGGTAGGATTGCTAGATATTGGAGGATCTCTAATGACTGGAGTAGGAATTGGGATACCTGCTATGTTATTAGCTTCTGGAATAGAAAGTCCTGTAAAAAGTTTTCCTTTAGCTTTATTGGTAGGATTAGTAATAGGATTAATTATAGGAATTATTATTATCGCTATTAGAAAAGCTGTTCCAGATGGAATGTCAGCTGGTGGTACAGGAATAATGATGGGAGCTGGAAATGCTACTGGAAGATTCCTTGGTCCTCTTATCATATTATCTGCTATTCAATATAATATTCCAGCAGGAGTAGGGTCATTTTTAGGAGCAGCTCTTTTCTATAAATTTGACAGACATATAGCAGGAGGAGCAATAATAGGAGCTATGCTTATTGGAGGATTAGCTTTACTTTTCTAA
- a CDS encoding DgaE family pyridoxal phosphate-dependent ammonia lyase, producing MNIYEKIGLKRVINGSGKMTALGVSKISDTVAETMKEAGQNFVVIDDLIDKVGEMISEVTGGEDTCVTSSASAAIALSVAGLITGKSLTLIERLPDTTGLKNKVVLQKGHAVNYGAPITTMIRLGGGIPVEAGCSNEVKPEHVEEAIDENTIALLYVKSHHAVQKGMLSIEEMSEIAKKHSLPLIIDAAAEEDIHRYLKLGGDLVIYSGAKALCGPASGFVTGKKQYIDAIKMQYKGIGRAMKIGKVCMMGLMKAVEEYSKRDEKAVVDEQMRLAGLLMEELKDEPKVETSIVQDEAGREIYRVQIKLNEKLTNMSGKDFMKHLREGEAEIHVRKHYANLGIVNVDMRALTESDIKFIGARIKEILK from the coding sequence ATGAATATATATGAAAAAATAGGATTGAAAAGAGTTATCAACGGAAGTGGAAAGATGACAGCTCTAGGAGTATCAAAAATAAGTGATACTGTAGCTGAAACAATGAAAGAAGCAGGACAGAATTTTGTAGTCATTGATGATCTTATTGATAAAGTGGGAGAGATGATATCTGAAGTTACAGGAGGAGAAGATACTTGTGTTACATCTAGTGCTTCAGCAGCAATTGCTCTTTCAGTAGCAGGATTGATAACAGGAAAAAGTCTTACTTTAATAGAAAGACTTCCAGACACAACTGGATTAAAAAATAAAGTTGTCCTTCAAAAAGGGCATGCTGTAAACTATGGAGCTCCAATCACTACAATGATAAGATTGGGTGGAGGAATACCAGTAGAAGCAGGATGCAGCAATGAAGTAAAACCAGAACATGTAGAAGAGGCAATAGATGAAAATACAATAGCTCTTCTGTATGTAAAATCACATCATGCAGTACAAAAGGGAATGCTTTCTATAGAAGAAATGTCAGAGATAGCTAAAAAACATTCTCTTCCATTAATAATAGACGCAGCAGCTGAAGAGGATATACATAGATATCTTAAATTAGGTGGGGACCTTGTAATATATTCTGGAGCAAAGGCATTGTGTGGACCAGCTTCTGGATTTGTTACAGGGAAAAAACAATACATAGATGCAATAAAAATGCAGTATAAAGGTATTGGAAGAGCTATGAAAATAGGAAAAGTATGTATGATGGGGCTGATGAAAGCTGTAGAAGAATATTCAAAAAGAGATGAAAAAGCTGTTGTAGATGAACAGATGAGATTGGCAGGTCTTTTGATGGAAGAATTAAAAGATGAACCAAAAGTAGAAACATCTATAGTGCAGGATGAAGCTGGAAGAGAGATATATAGAGTACAGATAAAATTAAATGAGAAACTTACTAATATGTCAGGAAAAGATTTCATGAAACATTTAAGAGAAGGAGAAGCAGAAATTCATGTGAGAAAGCATTATGCTAATCTTGGAATTGTAAATGTAGATATGAGAGCTCTTACAGAAAGTGATATTAAATTTATAGGTGCAAGAATAAAAGAGATTTTAAAATAA
- the dagF gene encoding 2-dehydro-3-deoxy-phosphogluconate aldolase, with the protein MQTKIKFYKDRVAVNFLAKDKKNGADVFNAIDGYTAIGVLSKQFDTVEEGIEYVKDYMKDVPVVSVGLGAGDPAQFQKAALIAAATDPGHVNQVFTGAAYAAGALKAMKAENTAVNVLMSPTGIVGKVKISTGELSAKEEPAIVDVDTAMAMVLDMRAQGIKYFPMGGLKSKDELKAVAEACARHGVPMMEPSGGVDLSNFKEITKICLDAGVEKVMPHIYGAVIDKESGNTKIEDVKAVYQMVKELLD; encoded by the coding sequence ATGCAGACAAAGATCAAATTTTATAAAGATAGAGTAGCAGTAAACTTTTTAGCTAAAGATAAGAAAAATGGAGCAGATGTATTTAATGCTATAGATGGATATACAGCTATTGGAGTATTGTCAAAACAATTTGATACAGTAGAAGAGGGAATTGAATATGTAAAAGATTACATGAAAGATGTACCAGTTGTATCAGTAGGACTTGGAGCAGGGGATCCAGCTCAATTCCAAAAAGCAGCTTTAATAGCAGCAGCAACTGATCCAGGACATGTAAATCAGGTATTTACAGGAGCAGCATATGCAGCAGGAGCATTAAAAGCAATGAAAGCAGAAAACACAGCAGTGAATGTCTTGATGAGCCCAACAGGAATAGTAGGAAAAGTAAAAATCTCAACTGGAGAGTTAAGTGCAAAAGAAGAGCCAGCAATAGTTGATGTAGATACAGCAATGGCAATGGTATTAGATATGAGAGCTCAGGGGATAAAATATTTTCCAATGGGGGGACTAAAATCAAAAGATGAATTAAAAGCAGTGGCAGAAGCATGTGCAAGACATGGAGTGCCAATGATGGAACCATCAGGTGGAGTAGATTTAAGCAACTTTAAAGAGATTACTAAAATATGTCTGGATGCAGGGGTAGAAAAAGTTATGCCTCATATCTATGGAGCGGTAATAGATAAAGAGAGCGGAAATACAAAAATTGAAGATGTAAAAGCAGTGTACCAAATGGTTAAGGAACTTCTTGATTAA
- a CDS encoding HAD family hydrolase, which translates to MEETKLVIFDMDGLLLDTERLSNIAWIEAGENMEIDITHDILRRIKGSNLKNTVSVLMSFLDEEKYKKLIEEKKRIQVRVEEEEGIRLKKGVLELLTFLKEKKIKTAVATSTGRELATRELQDTGIYEYFDGFVFGDEVKNGKPNPEIFLTACEKFYVTPENAVVLEDSVLGLKAAVSGGIKCIVVEDTVQLTDEENRLPYRKCESLLEVRDFFKEVI; encoded by the coding sequence ATGGAAGAGACAAAACTGGTAATCTTTGATATGGATGGACTGCTTTTAGATACAGAGAGACTTTCCAATATTGCCTGGATAGAAGCAGGAGAAAATATGGAAATAGATATTACCCATGATATTTTAAGAAGAATAAAGGGTAGTAATTTAAAAAATACAGTAAGTGTTTTAATGAGTTTTTTAGATGAAGAGAAATATAAAAAACTTATTGAAGAGAAAAAAAGAATACAAGTAAGAGTTGAAGAAGAAGAAGGGATAAGGTTAAAAAAGGGAGTATTAGAATTATTGACTTTTTTAAAGGAAAAGAAAATAAAAACAGCAGTGGCAACATCTACTGGAAGAGAGCTGGCAACAAGAGAATTACAAGATACAGGTATATATGAATATTTTGATGGATTTGTTTTTGGGGACGAAGTGAAGAATGGGAAGCCAAATCCAGAAATATTTTTAACAGCTTGTGAGAAGTTTTATGTTACTCCAGAAAATGCAGTTGTTCTTGAGGATTCTGTATTGGGATTGAAAGCAGCCGTTTCTGGTGGTATAAAATGTATAGTGGTAGAAGATACTGTACAGCTTACTGATGAGGAAAACAGACTGCCATATAGAAAGTGTGAAAGTTTGTTGGAAGTGAGAGATTTCTTTAAAGAAGTAATATAA
- a CDS encoding DNA polymerase III subunit alpha gives MIKNFVHLHLHTEYSLLDGVGKIDDYLDRAKVLGMQAIAITDHGNLFGVLELYKKAMKKGIKPVIGLEAYVSEFSMLEKDGRIFHLVLLAENNKGYQNLLKISSESYIKGFYYKPRIDKEFLKNHSEGIIALSACMQGEIPRRILDNESEEKVDEIVNEYVDIFGKDNFYIEVQANGVKGQTALNEKLYDLAQKHQLKMIATNDTHYVNEGEHTLQDILICVQTGAKVSDEKRMRIETDELFLKSREQIIDGLGAKYLEAVNNTVEIAERCNVDIEFGKFKFPDYKIPSCAKSIEEFLRKLVYFGLSKRYPQGLTVTVLERVEYELSVIEKMGYAAYFVVVWDFIDYAKRNRIPIGPGRGSAAGSLVAYALRITELDPLSYNLIFERFLNPERISMPDIDIDICQERRQEVIEYVIRKYGEDKVAQIITFGTMKARAAIRDVGRVMDTSLSKIDSVAKLVPFNATIQQTLNNVEEFKNMYLNDPEIQKVIDISARLENKVRHASVHAAGIVITKDPLTDTVPLYSDNKNKIVSTQYQMKELEDLGLLKMDFLGLRNLTNLQRAIDYIKEDLGEDIELSEIPLNSKKVYEMLSRGDTSGVFQLESQGIRKILLKLKPDRFEDIIALLALYRPGPLGSGMVDDFINGKNGISEIIYPHPSLELTLKETYGVILYQEQVMKIANIMANYSLGEADLLRRAMGKKNVQIMEENREKFVERSMENGYTKEKAIEMFELIDKFAGYGFNKSHSAAYALIAYWTAYFKAYYMKHYYASLMTSEMSHVEDIAFYMEDAKAHNMKLHLPDVNRASSKFRVDKEGIIFSLAAIKNVGEGVSAKILEECNENGDYKNFEDFVVRTRKHGLNKKALESLILAGALDSLPGNRKQKFESVDKILDYATRKIKEDEIQQMNLFGEAKSSLGVFTLPQVPEYSLEELLAREKEYLGFYFSAHPLDNYRRLIEVYRLSKISELKELKEEKSVQIFRTCGILREIKKIVTKKTGQIMCLFELEDYYEKINCVVFPKDYAENAHIFMEGKTVYIEGTIQTDYFKGAETKKLIVRNIKFLDDIVRDKRLTAYILLKEEDRDKFSRLKKIILSYPGDTKLSFAIKTKTAKEIRATKYKIAPSRLFIDEIIDLIGIDKLTIK, from the coding sequence ATGATAAAAAACTTTGTGCATCTGCATCTTCATACTGAGTACAGCCTCCTTGATGGAGTAGGGAAAATAGATGATTATTTAGACAGAGCAAAAGTTCTTGGGATGCAGGCAATAGCTATAACAGATCATGGAAATCTTTTTGGAGTGCTGGAGCTTTACAAAAAGGCAATGAAAAAAGGAATAAAACCTGTAATTGGTCTGGAAGCTTATGTATCAGAATTTTCTATGCTTGAAAAAGATGGAAGAATATTTCATCTGGTGCTTCTTGCTGAAAATAATAAAGGGTATCAGAATCTTCTTAAAATAAGTTCTGAAAGTTATATAAAGGGATTTTATTATAAGCCGAGAATTGACAAGGAGTTTTTAAAAAATCATAGTGAAGGTATAATAGCACTTTCAGCATGTATGCAGGGAGAGATTCCAAGAAGAATACTGGATAATGAGAGTGAAGAAAAAGTAGATGAAATAGTAAATGAATATGTAGATATTTTTGGAAAAGATAATTTTTATATAGAAGTACAGGCAAATGGAGTAAAAGGGCAGACAGCTCTCAATGAAAAACTTTATGATCTGGCTCAAAAACATCAGTTGAAAATGATAGCAACAAATGATACACATTATGTAAATGAAGGGGAGCATACACTTCAGGATATTCTTATATGTGTTCAGACAGGAGCAAAGGTGTCTGATGAAAAGAGAATGAGGATAGAGACTGATGAACTTTTTCTTAAAAGCAGAGAACAGATAATAGATGGACTGGGAGCAAAATATCTGGAAGCGGTGAATAATACTGTTGAAATAGCTGAAAGATGTAATGTAGATATAGAGTTTGGTAAATTTAAGTTTCCAGATTATAAAATACCATCTTGTGCAAAAAGTATAGAAGAATTTTTAAGAAAACTCGTATATTTTGGACTTTCAAAGAGATATCCTCAGGGATTAACAGTAACAGTTTTAGAAAGAGTGGAATATGAGCTTTCAGTTATAGAAAAAATGGGATATGCTGCCTACTTTGTAGTTGTATGGGATTTTATAGACTATGCCAAAAGGAACAGAATACCAATAGGACCTGGAAGAGGATCAGCAGCAGGAAGTCTGGTAGCTTATGCTTTGAGAATAACAGAACTAGATCCGTTGAGTTATAATCTGATCTTTGAGAGATTTTTGAATCCTGAAAGAATATCTATGCCAGATATAGATATAGATATATGTCAGGAGAGAAGGCAGGAAGTAATAGAATATGTTATCAGAAAATATGGAGAAGATAAAGTAGCGCAGATTATAACATTTGGAACAATGAAAGCAAGAGCTGCAATAAGAGATGTAGGAAGGGTTATGGATACATCTCTTTCTAAGATAGACAGTGTTGCCAAGCTAGTTCCATTTAATGCAACTATACAGCAGACTTTAAATAATGTAGAAGAATTTAAAAATATGTATCTCAATGATCCTGAGATACAAAAAGTAATTGATATATCAGCAAGACTGGAAAATAAAGTAAGGCATGCTTCTGTCCATGCTGCTGGAATAGTTATAACCAAAGATCCTTTAACAGATACAGTTCCATTGTATAGTGATAACAAAAATAAAATAGTTTCTACACAATATCAGATGAAAGAACTGGAAGATCTTGGATTATTGAAAATGGACTTCCTTGGACTGAGAAATCTTACTAATCTTCAAAGGGCAATAGATTATATAAAAGAAGATTTAGGAGAGGATATAGAATTATCAGAGATACCTCTTAATTCCAAGAAAGTATATGAAATGCTTTCAAGAGGAGACACATCTGGAGTATTCCAGCTGGAATCTCAGGGAATAAGAAAGATATTGTTGAAATTAAAACCAGATAGATTTGAAGATATAATAGCCTTGTTGGCTCTATACAGACCAGGACCTTTAGGTTCGGGGATGGTAGATGATTTTATAAATGGAAAAAATGGAATATCAGAAATAATTTATCCACATCCATCTCTTGAACTTACATTGAAAGAAACTTATGGGGTAATACTCTATCAGGAACAGGTAATGAAAATAGCTAATATAATGGCAAATTATTCATTGGGAGAAGCAGATCTGTTAAGAAGAGCCATGGGGAAAAAGAATGTTCAGATTATGGAAGAAAACAGAGAAAAATTTGTTGAAAGATCTATGGAGAATGGATACACAAAAGAAAAAGCAATAGAGATGTTTGAGTTAATAGATAAGTTTGCTGGATATGGTTTTAATAAGTCTCACTCAGCAGCCTATGCTCTTATAGCTTACTGGACAGCATACTTTAAGGCTTATTATATGAAGCATTATTATGCTTCACTTATGACTTCAGAAATGAGCCATGTGGAAGACATAGCTTTTTATATGGAAGATGCTAAAGCTCATAATATGAAATTGCATCTCCCAGATGTAAATAGAGCAAGCTCGAAATTTAGAGTGGATAAAGAAGGGATAATATTTTCTCTTGCAGCAATAAAAAATGTAGGAGAAGGGGTATCAGCAAAAATACTTGAAGAGTGTAATGAAAATGGAGATTATAAAAACTTTGAAGACTTTGTAGTTCGTACAAGAAAACATGGCTTAAATAAGAAAGCGTTGGAATCTCTTATATTGGCAGGTGCACTGGACAGTCTTCCAGGGAACAGAAAGCAAAAATTTGAATCAGTAGACAAGATACTGGATTATGCAACAAGAAAAATAAAAGAAGATGAAATACAACAGATGAATCTTTTTGGAGAAGCTAAATCTTCTCTTGGAGTTTTTACTCTTCCACAGGTACCTGAATATTCTCTAGAAGAGCTTTTGGCAAGGGAAAAAGAATATCTTGGATTCTATTTCAGTGCTCATCCTTTGGATAATTACAGAAGGCTGATAGAGGTGTACAGACTTTCTAAAATATCAGAACTAAAAGAACTGAAAGAGGAAAAAAGTGTGCAGATTTTCAGAACATGTGGTATACTTAGAGAGATAAAAAAAATAGTTACAAAAAAAACCGGACAAATAATGTGCTTGTTTGAATTAGAGGACTACTATGAAAAAATAAATTGTGTGGTTTTCCCAAAAGATTATGCAGAAAATGCTCATATATTTATGGAAGGAAAAACTGTATATATAGAAGGAACTATTCAGACAGATTATTTCAAAGGGGCAGAGACTAAAAAGCTGATTGTTAGAAATATAAAATTTTTAGATGATATAGTGAGGGATAAGAGACTTACAGCTTATATACTTTTGAAAGAGGAAGATAGAGATAAATTCAGCAGGTTGAAGAAAATAATTCTTTCTTACCCTGGAGATACAAAGCTGAGCTTTGCAATAAAAACAAAAACAGCTAAGGAAATAAGAGCTACGAAATATAAAATAGCTCCTTCAAGATTGTTTATAGATGAAATCATAGATTTGATCGGAATAGATAAGCTCACTATAAAATAA
- a CDS encoding acetyl-CoA carboxylase biotin carboxyl carrier protein: MRGDIKAVEELMKVLHEQKLTEISYEDSNFKVTIKGPLTASVKKETVKETKVIENKEAVNYKEVLSDHIGRYFYMKKNGEPVIEVGQKIKAGQEIGYISTVGVNTTIASNYSGTIEEIYIENGNPVDYGRPLLKIKI, from the coding sequence ATGAGGGGAGATATAAAGGCAGTTGAAGAATTGATGAAAGTTCTGCATGAGCAGAAACTTACAGAGATATCATATGAGGATTCTAATTTTAAAGTTACAATTAAAGGACCCCTTACTGCATCAGTAAAAAAAGAAACAGTAAAAGAAACGAAAGTTATAGAAAATAAAGAAGCAGTAAACTATAAAGAGGTGCTGTCTGATCATATAGGAAGATATTTCTACATGAAAAAGAATGGAGAACCTGTAATAGAAGTGGGGCAGAAAATAAAAGCTGGACAGGAAATCGGATATATTTCAACTGTTGGAGTAAATACTACTATTGCTTCTAATTACTCTGGAACTATAGAGGAAATATATATCGAAAATGGTAATCCAGTAGATTATGGAAGACCACTATTAAAGATCAAAATTTAA